Proteins co-encoded in one Methanomicrobia archaeon genomic window:
- a CDS encoding DUF4389 domain-containing protein — protein MGEEKPAGLKQLFVYEHDAGRLELFIRIVYGWIAIGIVLLVYGIVAEICLFIQWFVILILGRRSEGLSNFVKGYLEYFVHVVSYYYFMTDERPGIMPKPVEIYEKE, from the coding sequence ATGGGAGAAGAAAAACCGGCTGGATTGAAACAATTGTTTGTTTACGAACATGACGCAGGACGACTTGAACTTTTCATTCGAATCGTGTACGGGTGGATAGCCATCGGGATTGTCTTACTGGTATACGGCATCGTTGCAGAAATCTGCCTTTTTATTCAATGGTTCGTGATATTGATACTCGGACGGAGGAGCGAAGGGCTAAGCAACTTTGTTAAGGGCTATCTCGAATATTTCGTGCACGTCGTCAGCTATTATTACTTCATGACCGATGAGAGACCGGGCATAATGCCAAAACCGGTTGAAATCTACGAGAAAGAATAA
- a CDS encoding M48 family metalloprotease: MRTTWLTIRMGLCIVLLFAVLYALLSVIAYFVGAGTPLVYALLAFGLVAIQFFIGPKVVERTMHIRYVSESEAPELHRMVSELALKAGIPKPRVGISEIPIPNAFAFGTSKKTARVCITKRLMEMLSRDEIEAVLGHELSHIKHRDMVVITALSVIPMICYFIYFSFFWSGLFGGGGRDREGALPMMAIALIAFVVYFISNLIVLYASRVREYYADAGSAELTRKPHELASALYKMIYGSASTKSERVVKEMGSMRAFFAADPVTARGDLKDLSAADLNRDGKIDEYELRMFAERANASRAERVMELFSTHPNPVSRVKRLGTYLY; this comes from the coding sequence ATGAGGACAACGTGGCTTACTATACGGATGGGGCTCTGTATCGTGCTTCTGTTTGCAGTGCTTTATGCACTCTTAAGTGTTATCGCATATTTTGTGGGAGCGGGCACACCGCTCGTTTATGCGTTACTTGCTTTTGGATTGGTCGCTATCCAGTTCTTTATCGGCCCTAAGGTTGTAGAGCGAACCATGCATATTCGCTATGTCTCGGAAAGTGAAGCGCCGGAATTGCATCGGATGGTGAGCGAGTTAGCACTGAAGGCGGGGATCCCGAAACCTCGCGTCGGGATCTCCGAGATCCCTATACCGAATGCATTCGCTTTTGGCACCTCGAAGAAGACCGCACGGGTTTGCATTACAAAACGATTGATGGAAATGCTGAGCCGGGACGAGATAGAAGCGGTTCTGGGGCATGAACTTTCGCATATAAAACATCGCGATATGGTGGTGATAACGGCATTGAGTGTGATACCGATGATCTGTTACTTTATTTATTTTAGCTTCTTCTGGTCCGGCCTCTTTGGTGGGGGCGGTCGGGACAGAGAGGGTGCCTTGCCAATGATGGCAATCGCGCTTATTGCGTTCGTTGTCTATTTCATAAGCAACCTTATCGTGCTGTACGCATCGCGCGTGCGGGAATATTATGCGGATGCAGGCAGTGCAGAGCTCACGAGGAAGCCGCATGAACTCGCGTCTGCGTTATACAAGATGATCTATGGCAGTGCGAGCACAAAGTCCGAGAGAGTGGTTAAGGAAATGGGGAGCATGCGTGCGTTCTTTGCCGCCGATCCGGTGACCGCCCGGGGCGATTTGAAGGATTTGAGCGCGGCGGACCTAAATAGGGATGGAAAGATAGACGAGTACGAGTTACGGATGTTTGCAGAGCGGGCGAACGCGAGCCGTGCTGAACGAGTGATGGAACTCTTCTCCACGCATCCTAATCCCGTCAGCCGGGTTAAGCGGCTGGGCACGTACTTGTACTAA
- a CDS encoding MTH1187 family thiamine-binding protein produces the protein MIIAEITVVPLGTQTPSVSGYVIRAITELRNLGLEPELTAMGTIFEAEDLTLILEAFKAVHESVFAHGALRVVTTLTIDERRDKAGSISQKIHSVASGSV, from the coding sequence ATGATAATCGCTGAAATAACCGTTGTCCCCTTAGGAACACAAACGCCAAGCGTAAGCGGGTACGTGATAAGAGCGATCACGGAGCTGAGGAACCTGGGCTTGGAACCCGAACTAACGGCAATGGGCACGATATTCGAGGCAGAAGATCTCACGCTGATTTTAGAGGCTTTCAAAGCGGTACACGAATCCGTTTTCGCGCACGGTGCCTTACGGGTCGTGACAACGTTGACAATAGACGAACGGCGGGATAAAGCGGGCAGTATAAGCCAAAAGATACATTCCGTAGCTTCTGGTTCCGTGTGA